One window from the genome of Candidatus Nealsonbacteria bacterium encodes:
- a CDS encoding RNA-binding protein, giving the protein MAKKLYIGNLSYSTTDEELKSIFSEAGNVESANVIKDKFSGRSRGFGFVEMSTDQEATKAIEMFNEKEVDGRNLIVSEAKPMTPRDNGGSRERDFGGKRDF; this is encoded by the coding sequence ATGGCCAAGAAGTTATACATCGGCAACCTATCTTACTCTACCACAGACGAAGAGCTTAAAAGCATTTTTTCTGAAGCAGGTAATGTAGAGTCTGCTAATGTTATTAAAGACAAGTTTTCAGGAAGATCAAGAGGTTTTGGTTTCGTTGAAATGTCAACAGACCAAGAAGCTACTAAAGCTATCGAAATGTTCAACGAAAAAGAAGTTGACGGAAGAAATCTTATCGTTAGTGAAGCAAAACCAATGACTCCAAGAGACAACGGAGGAAGCCGAGAAAGAGATTTCGGAGGAAAGAGAGATTTCTAA